The DNA segment GCAGCAGGGCTTCGAGCGCGACCTCCTTGCCGAGGAAGCCGAGCAGCGGCGGGAAACCGGCCATCGAAAGCACGGCGAGCGTGGCGAAGATCGCGAGCATCGGCCAGCGCTTGCCCAGTCCGGACAGCTCTCTGATGTCGCGGGTTCCGGTGCGTTTGTCGATGATCCCGACGGTGAGGAACAGCGCCGACTTGAAGAGGCCGTGCGCGAGGATCAGGGTGGCATCGGCCACTGCCGAGATCCACGTTCCCACGCCGAGCAGCACCATCAGGAAGCCGAGCTGGCTCACCGTGCCGTAGGCGAGCAGCGTCTTGAGATCGTGTTCCCGCAACGCTCTGAACCCGCCGAGCACCATGGTCCACAGGCCGAGCACGACGATCGGTATCCACCACGCGGGCAGGCCGGCGAACGCGGGCGCGAACCTGGCCACGAGGTAGACACCGGCCTTGACCATCGCGGCCGCGTGCAGGTAAGCGCTGACCGGGGTCGGGGCGACCATCGCGCCGGGAAGCCACGGGTGGAAGGGAACCTGCGCCGATTTGGTGAGCGCGCCGAGCAGGATCAGCAGCGCCGCCGCCGTCACGACCGAGCCGTCGGGGGGATCGGCGATGATCTCGGAGATCCGGAAGGTGCCCGCAGCGGTGCCGAGCAGGATGAGCCCCAGCAACATCGCCAGCCCGCCGGACGCGGTCACCAGCAGCGCCTGGGTCGCCGATCTCCGCAGCTTCTTCGTCGAGCCGTCGCCCCCCACGAGCAGGAACGAGCACACCGTCGTCAGTTCCCAGAACAGGTACAGCGAGATGATGTCGTCGGCGAGAACGAGACCGAGCATCGCGCCTGCGAACATGGTCAGCAGCGCCGAGTTCCGCGCCACCGAGGAGTCGTCCGGCTTGGCGTAGAAGAAGTAGTAGCAGAGCACGACCGCGCCGATTCCGGAAACCAGCAGGATCATGATCAGCGACAGCGCGTCGAACCTCGTGGTGAACTCAAGTCCGATGTCCGGCGCCCAGGCGACGGATTCGGTCGGCGGCTGATCACCGAGTGCCTTGCCCGTCCCGGTCAGCGCGTAGCCGAGGGTCGCCGCTGGGGCGAGTGCTCCGACGAGGAAGGCGACCTTGCCCCACCGGCGCGCGATCAACGGCAATAGCGCTGCAAGCACCAGGTGGGCCGCGATCGCAATCAGCACTCGTTCTCACCGTCCGTTCCGTGTCCGTCGTGCTCCCGATGACGGTGGTCGCTGTCAACCAGTCGTCAATGCGATCCTACGTACCGCTCTGATCAGGCCGCGCGCCGACCAAACCGGACACTTGCGCCAATTCAGCCAATACCGCCTCTACCTGCGGAATCAGCTACTGTTGATACGTGAACGTCGAAGTAACTCCCTTGCCGGGCATCGGCGTCCGGAAAGACTTCGGACTGGCCAACGGCCGCCGGGTCGGCGTGGTCACGCACCGGGACGGCAAGATCGATCTGATCGTGTCCAAATCCGAGGACCCCGACGCCTGTCTCGCCTCGTTGCCGCTCACGGCCGAGGAAGCGGGCGCGCTCGCCAACCTCCTCGGCGCTCCTCAGTTGGTCGCGCAACTCACCGAGGAACACAGGGAATTGCCGGGCATCAACACAAGACAGTTGCCCGTGAAGACGGGCTCCCCCTTCGACGGAAGGACGCTCGGCGACGCGGCGATCCGCACGCGCACCGGGGTTTCCGTCGTCGCGGTCATGCGCGCGGGGCAGGTGAACCCCTCGCCAACACCGGATTTCACCTTCACCGCGGGCGATCTGCTCGTCGCCGTCGGCACCCCCAAAGGTCTCGAAGCCACCGCCAAGATCTTGCAGCACGGCTGAGTTGTGGATCACACGGCACTCGAACTCATCGAACTCGGCGCCGTTTTCTTCGGTTTGGGGGTTCTCGGCAGACTTGCCGGAAAGATCGGCATGTCCCCGATCCCCCTGTACCTGATCGGAGGACTGTTCTTCGGTCAGGGTGGGGTCGTCCCGCTCGGCGATATCGGAAGTTTCACACAACTCGCCAGCGAGATCGGTGTCGTGCTGCTGTTGTTGCTGCTCGGCCTTGAGTACTCGGCTGCCGAACTGTTCACCGGGCTGAAACGCTCATGGATGGCAGGACTCGTCGACATCGTGCTCAACGCCGCACCCGGCGCGATCGTCGCGTTGCTGCTGGGCTGGGGGCCGATCGGCGCGCTCGTACTCGCCGGTGTCACCTACATCTCGTCGTCGGGAATCATCGCGAAGGTACTCGGCGATCTCGGCAGGCTCGGTAACAGGGAAACGCCGGTCGTTCTGTCCGTCCTCGTCTTCGAGGACCTCGCGATGGCGATGTACCTGCCGATCCTCACCGCGGTACTCGGCGGCGTCAGCTTCTTCGGCGGGCTGGAAGCCGTTGGCATCTCGCTCGCGGTGATCACCGTCGTGCTCGTTGTCGCGCTGCGGTTCGGCCGCTTCGTCTCGGCCATCGTCGACAGCGAGGACCGGGAAGTGTTCCTGCTCAAGGTGTTCGGCTCCGCGCTACTCGTCGCGGGGCTCGCCTCGGCGATGCAGGTCTCGGCCGCGGTCGGCGCTTTCCTGCTCGGCATCGCGATCTCCGGCTCCACCGCGGAGAACGCGACGCGCATGCTGGAACCGTTGCGCGACCTGTTCGCCGCCGTGTTCTTCGTCGTCTTCGGCCTCAACACCAACCCTGCCTCGATACCGCCCGTGCTCGTGTGGGCCGTGGTACTCGCCGTCGTGACGACCATGACGAAGGTCGCAACCGGTTGGTGGGCGGCGCGCAGAGCCGATATCGGCAGACTCGGCAGGGCACGCGCCGGTGCCGCTCTGGTGGCCAGAGGGGAGTTCTCCATCGTCATCGCGGGGCTCGCCGTCTCGGCAGGCGCCGTCGACGGCAGGCTCGCCGCGCTGGCCACCGCCTACGTGCTGCTGATGGCCATACTCGGACCCGTGGCGGCGAGGGTGGTCGAGCCGGTGGCCGGTGCCGTGCAACGCAGGCTTGCCCGCCCGGAACCTTCGGCGAGCCCGGCGCCTGCCCCGGAAACTCCAGGCACCGACCCGACGAACACGCCGTGAGTATGGCTCAGAGGCCGACGGACCGGTAGAGCGCGCCGATCTCCTGGCGGCTGAGCGCACGCATCGCGCCCGGCTTGGTCGTGTTGAGCTGCACGTCGCCGACCGCGGTCCGGACCAGCTTCCGCACGGGATGCCCGACCTCGGCGAGCAACCGGCGCACGATGTGCTTGCGGCCCTCGTGCAGCACGATCTCCACGAGCGTGCGCCCCGGCCTCGCGTCCTTCACGCGGAACGCGTCGGCCTTGACCTGACCGTCCTCAAGCTCGACCCCGGCCCGCAGGCGCTTGCCGAGGCCGCGCGGCACCTCGCCGTCGACCTCGGCGAGGTAGGTCTTCGTGACGTGATACGACGGGTGCATCAGCCGGTGGGCGAGGTCACCGTCGTTGGTGAGCAACAACAGCCCCTCCGTCTCGGCGTCGAGCCGCCCGACGTGGAACAGCCGCTCCCTGCGCTCGCGCACGTAGTCGCCGACGCAGGGCCTGCCCTGGTCGTCGGTCATCGTGCTGTGCACCCCGCGCGGCTTGTTGAAGGCGAAGTAGAGCTGGTCGTCACGAAGAATGACCCGCAGCCCGTCGACGTGAATGACGGCGTTGTCCGGGTCGACCCTCCTGCCCAGCTCCCTCACCACGTCCCCGTCGACGCTCACCCTGCCCCGTGCGATGAGGTCTTCCGCGGCGCGCCGGGACGCGACGCCGGCCCTCGCGAGAACTTTCTGCAGACGAACGCCTTCCGGCGCGTCAGATGTCATCGATCGAATCCACTTCGGGCAGGAGCGGAGCGATGGCGGGCAACTCGGTCAACGACGAGAGCCCCAATCGCTCCAGGAACAGTTCCGTTGTCACGTACAGGATGCCACCCGTCTCCGGATCGGCGCCGCTCTCCTCGATGAGCCCCCGCGCGACCAGCGTGCGGATCACCCCGTCGACGTTGACCCCGCGCACCGCCGCGACTCGCGATCGCGTCACCGGCTGCCGGTAGGCGATCACCGCCAGCGTCTCCAGCGCCGCCCTCGTCAGCTTCGATCGCTGACCGTCCAGCAGTAGTTTCTCCACGAACGGCGCGTAGGTGTCCCTCGTGTACAACCGCCAGCCGTCGGCGACCCTGCGCAGGTCGATGCCGCTCGCCTTGTCGGTGAGATCCTCTGCCATCGACCGCAGCGTCTCGGTGACCCGGTCGACCGGCTGCTCAAGGGCCTCCGCGAGGGCTTCCTCGTTCACCGGCGAGTCGACGACGAGCAGCAACGCCTCCAGCGCCGACACAAGCGCCTCGTAGCCGCTCAGATCGGGCAGCGCGTGAGCGGGCGACACGGCGACGAGGTCGGTGTCCTCGGCGCCGGGCAGCTCATCGGCGGGCTGGTCCGCCTCCTCTGCCTCGCCCTCGGAGGCAGAGGAGACAGCCAAGTCGGCGGGGTCCGGCTCCACGTCCGTGGTGGCCCCGACGCTCTGGCCGGGGTCCGGTGTGCCGGGCTCGGCCTCGGGTGCGGTGCCCGCATGGCCGGCCGGTGGGTTCGGCTCGCTCACCCGTACTCCTCGTCTTCGCTGGTACCCGCACGGTCGCGGTCCGCGTCGGCGGTCGCGTCGTCGACGGATCCGCCCGTCCATCGCACGTGCAGTTCGGAAAGGGCTTCGAGCTGCTCGAAGTTGACCGAGGACTCGCGGTACAACTCCAGCAGCGCGAGGAACCTCGCGACGATCTCCACGGTGTGCTCGCAGTCGTCGACGAGCTGCCCGAAGGTCGCCTCGCCGGCCTCGGCCAGCCGCAGCCGCAGGATCGCGGCGTGCTCGCGGACCGAGACCTTTCCCGCGTGGATGTGGTCGAGCGACACGGTCGGCGGCGGTTTCGGGCGGAACACCCCTGCCGCGATCTCGGCGAACTTCTCAGGGGTGACCCCGAGCATCACCTCCGGCAACAGCCCGAGGTAGCGCTCCTCAAGCGCGACCGAGCGAGGGTAGCGGCGCAGCGCCCCGGCCTCCAGCTCGGCGAACAACGCGGCGACCTGCTTGTAGGCCCGGTATTGCAGCACTCTGGCGAACAGCAGGTCCCGAGCCTCAAGCAGGGCGAGGTCGTCTTCGCTCTCGACCTCGGCCGACGGCAGCAGCCGCGCGGCCTTGAGGTCGAGCAACGTAGCCGCGATGACCAGGAACTCCGTGGTCTCGTCGAGGTCCCATTCCGCGCCGAGATTGCGGGTGTAGGCGATGAAATCGTCGGTGACCCTGTGCAGCGCGACCTCGGTGACATCGAGCTGGTGCTGCGAAATGAGCTGCAACAGCAGGTCGAAGGGACCCTCGAAGTTGGCAAGGCGCACCTTGAACCGAGGTGCGGCCCCTTCTTCCACTGGCACCTGGCCGTCGAGCTGGGGCGGTGCCCCTTCTTCCATCAGTTCGTGGCTTCCTCGGCGTCGACGGCGTCGACCACGCCGCCGCTCAGCCTGCGCACGAGTACCGAGTCGGCGCCGTGCTGGTCGAAGTCGGCGAGCAGCACGGCGACGGCCTCCCTGACGATCCGTCCCCTGTCGACGATGAGACCGTGCTCACCGCGCAGGGTCAGTCTCGCGTGTTCCATCGCGAGCAGTTCGTCACCCGCGACGTACACCGTGATCTTGGCGTCGTGTTTCTGCCTGCCGGAACCTCTGCGGGGGGAAGCCGAGGACCCCGTGGATCCGGGTCCCCTTCCGGCCGCGCTCTGCGCCGCGCCGGATCCGTACCCGTTGCCGGTGTCGTCGTGACTGCCGTTACCGCCGTAGCCGTTACCGCCGTGCCCGTTGCCATTGCCGTTACCGTTGCCAGTGCCGTTGTCGCTGCCTGAGCCCGTCCTCGGGCTGGTCTCGACGGTCAGCGAATCCCCGAAGGTGGGGCTGCTCGTTCGACGGAAGAGCTCTGACGCACCAGGCAGTGAAGCTCGCCTGCTCACCGAGCGATCACCTCACGAGCCAGCGCGCGGTAAGCCGCGGCACCAGCCGACCTCGGCGCCCAGCGAGTGATTGGCTCGCCGGCCACAGTGGTCTCAGGGAATCGCACGGTGCGGTTGATCACCGTGTCGAACACGGTGTCCCCGAATGCCTCCACCACGCGCGCCATGACCTCCTTCGAATGCAGGGTTCTCGGATCGAACATGGTGGCGAGAATCCCCGTGATATCAAGTTTGGGGTTGAGCCTCTCGCGCACCTTTTCGATGGTGTCGATCAGCAACGCCACGCCACGCAGACTGAAGAACTCGCACTCCAGGGGGACGATCACGCCGTCAGCGGCGGTGAGCGCGTTGACGGTGAGCAGCCCCAGCGATGGCTGGCAGTCCACTAGAACATAGTCGTAGACGTCCATCACCGGTCTCAGCACCCTCAGTAACGTGTGCTCACGCCCGACCTCGGCGACGAGTTGCACCTCGGCGGCCGACAGGTCGATGTTGCTCGGCAGCAGGTCAACGTTCTCCACCCTGGTCTGCCGGATCACGCCGGTGATGTCCACCGAGCGTTCCATGATCACGTTGTAGACGGTCTGGTCGAGTTCGTGCGGCTGGATGCCGAGGCCGACCGACAGCGCCCCCTGCGGGTCGAAGTCGACGAGCAGCACCCGCCTGCCGTACTCGGCGAGCGCCGCGCCGAGGTTGATCGTGGAGGTGGTCTTTCCGACGCCGCCCTTCTGGTTGCACATCGCGACCACCCGGGCAGGCCCGTGGGTGCCGATGAGCGGGGGCTCGGGGATCTCGCGGCGAGGCCGGCCTGTCGGCCCTAATCTCGCCTTCGCGTCCTTGCCGTTCATCTCCTCCGCCGCGGTCACGTCAAACTCCCCACTATCGCCGCCGGTCTCGGTTGCGATGCTCACCCGGCTGAGGCTGTCCGGGACGCGCCGCGCCGGTTCCTGGGAAGTCGACATATGGCGAAAGCTCCTCGTTCGGCCATGGACGGCGCAAGCCTATTCGGGCGCATAAAGCACCAGCAATACGGCTCGCCGGGCGCGAACGGAGTACTTTCGATGGCTTAGCCGAGCGCCCGAGGATGGGCCGTCGCGTAAACCTCACGCAGAGTATTCACCGTTATCAGAGTGTAAACCTGGGTCGTCGTCACGGACGCGTGACCCAGAAGCTCCTGGACAACGCGCACATCGGCGCCACCTTCGAGAAGATGTGTCGCAAACGAATGGCGCAACGTATGCGGCGAAACGGACGAAGAAATGCCCGCGAGTTCCGCTGTGGTCTTGAGCACCTGCCACGCGCTCTGCCGGGACAACCTGCCTCCCCGCGCGTTGAGGAACACCGCCGAGGTTCCCCTTCCCTTCGCGGCGAGCGCTGGCCTCGCTCTCACCAGGTAGGCGTCGAGCGCGGCGAGAGCGGGTCTGCCGAAGGGAACCAGCCGTTGCCGGCCGCCCTTGCCGTCGAGCAGAACGGTCCGCTCGCTCTCGTCGATGTCGTCGAGATCGAGGCCGACCGCCTCGGAAATTCGCGCTCCCGTCGAGTACAGCAGTTCCAGCAGCGCGCGGTCGCGCAGCGCCCGCTCCCCCTCGGCCGCGGGCATGTCGAGCAGGCGCAGCACATCCGCCAGCGGCAGCGCTTTCGGCAGGCGCTTCGCGGGGGCCGGTGGCCGGACGTCGCGGGAGGGGTCGTGCTCGGTGATGCCCTCCGCGTGCGCGAACCGGTGCAGTCCTCGCACGGCGACGAGCGCTCTCGCCGACGAGGACTGCGCCAGCGGCCGGTGCTCGGAATCGCCTTCCCGCAGCGCCACCCCGAACGCCGTGATGTGCTCTGGCCCGACGCCGCCGAGTTCCGGAACGCCGTTGCCTTCGAGGAAAGCGGTGTAGCGCCGCAGATCGCGGGTGTAGCCGTCCAGTGTGTTGCGCGCCGTACCCCGCTCCACGGTGAGGTGGTCGAGGTACGCCGCGACAACTTGGCTTACTGCGGTATCGCGGACCACGCGCCCACCTTAGAGTGCGTGGGCAAGAGAAGCCTCAGCGCACGCGTGCCGCGAAGGTCGTCGGCCGGTCGCGCCACGGCGTGTGCGCGGGTCTCGCGGACTCACCGGCGAGTACCACGCTCGCCGCGAGCACCCCCGACACCGTCGCGCCGTTGACGATGTCACCTGCCAGCACCATGCGCACCGCTTCCGCGAGCGGCACCTTGCGGATCACGAGATCGGCTTCCTCTTCGCCGTGCATTTCGCGCGCGACCTCGGTCAGCTCACGCGCCAGATACACCCGCACCACCTCGTCGGTGAAGCCCGGCGATGCCGCGACGTCGACGAGCGTGTCCCAGCGCGCGGCCGCGAGTCCCGCCTCCTCCACCAGTTCTCTCGCCGCGGTGTCGACGGGATCCTCGCCTTCCAGGTCGAGCAGTCCGGCCGGCAGCTCCCACAACCGGTCCCGCAACGGATGCCGGTACTGGTGGATGAGAGTGACCTGGCCGTCGCCGTCGACCGCGCACACGGCGACGGCGCCGAGGTGTTCCACGACTTCCCTGCGCGCGGTGGAACCGTCGGGCATGACGACCTCGTCGACCCTCAGCCCGACGACCCGTCCGATGTGGACGTCCTTGCTGGACACGACGGAGAACTCGTGGGTCCCCGGTTCGCTCACCGTGCACCCACCGGTGTCTCCGGCAATTCGACGGGAAGCCGGTCGGCGGTGCGATAGTCCACAACCGCCTTCACGAACGCGTCGAACAGCGGGTGTGGCCTCGTCGGCCTGCTCTTGAGTTCGGGGTGGGCCTGCGTTCCGACGAAGAACGGGTGCTCGTCCTCCGGCAGTTCGACGAACTCGACCAGCCGGTCGTCGGGCGAGGTTCCGGAGAACACGAGCCCTGCCTTCGCGAGTTGTTTGCGGTAGGCGTTGTTGACCTCGTAGCGGTGCCGGTGCCGCTCCGACACCTCGCGAACACCGTAGGCCTTCGCCACCTGGGTACCGGCGACCAGCTTGGCCGGGTAGGCGCCGAGCCGCATCGTTCCGCCCATGTCCCGTTCTCCGGCGACCACGTCCTTCTGGTCGACCATGGTCGAGATCACCGGGTGTGCCGTCGTCTCGTCGAACTCCGAGGAGTCGGCGCCCGCGATACCGGCGAGGTTGCGCGCCGCCTCGATGACCATGCACTGCAAGCCCAGGCACAGGCCGAGAACCGGGATCTTCCTCGTCCTCGCGTAGTTGATGGCACCGACCTTGCCCTCGATGCCCCTTACGCCGAATCCGCCCGGAACGAGCACACCGTCCACACCGGACAGCGCGGCGGCGGCGCCGGCCTCGGTCGTCGCCTCGTCCGAGGCGACCCAGACGATCTCCACCTTGGCCCTGTGCGCGAATCCGCCCGCCCTGAGCGCCTCGGTCACGGAGAGATAGGCGTCGGGGAGGTCGATGTACTTGCCGACAACGGCGATCCGCACCGTCTCCGCCGGATTGTGGACCCTGTCCAGCAGATCGCCCCACACGGTCCAGTCGACGTCCCTGAAGGGAAGTCCCAGCCTGCGCACGACGTAGGCGTCGAGCGCCTCACCGTGCAGCACCTTGGGAATGTCGTAAATGGACCGTGCGTCAGGACAGGCGACGACGGCCTCGTTGTCCACATCGCACATCAAGCCGATCTTGCGCTTGAGGTCCTCCGACAGTTCCCGGTCGGCCCTGCACACGAGCGCGTCGGGCTGGATTCCGATGTTGCGCAACGCGGCGACGGAGTGCTGCGTCGGCTTCGTCTTCAGCTCGCCCGATGGCGCGAGATACGGAACGAGCGACACGTGCAGGAAGAAGCAATTGTCCCTGCCGACGTCGTGCCGGACCTGCCTGCACGCTTCGAGGAACGGCAGCGACTCGATGTCGCCGACGGTTCCGCCGACCTCGGTGATGACGACATCGGGACGCAGTCCCGTTCCGTCGGATTCCGCAACGGCCATGATGCGAGATTTGATCTCGTCGGTGATGTGCGGAATGACCTGCACGGTGTCGCCGAGGTATTCGCCGCGCCGTTCTTTGGCGATGACGGTCGAATAGACCTGACCTGTGGTCACATTGGCCGAACCGGACAAATTGCGGTCGAGAAAACGTTCGTAGTGCCCGATGTCGAGATCGGTTTCGGCGCCGTCCTCGGTGACGAAGACCTCGCCGTGCTGGAAGGGGTTCATGGTGCCGGGGTCGACGTTGAGATACGGGTCCAGCTTCTGCATCGTGACGCGGAGACCACGAGCGGTGAGGAGCTGGCCCAGGCTCGACGCCGTGAGCCCTTTACCCAGTGAGGAGGCAACGCCTCCGGTGACGAATACGTACTTGGTTGTCCGCGGCTGAAGTCCCACGGGCTTCCACCTTATCCCATTTGCCTCGGATAACGCGGCAAGGCTCGCCTCCGTGCCGCGAGGGGCACTGTGCGACAGTGGCGGGGTGCCCGAGGAAAACGCCTGGACAGCACCGGTAGCCCTGGACAAGATCGACGCCACCGTGCGCGTTCCCGGTTCGAAGTCGATCACCAACAGGGCCTATGTGCTGGCCGCGCTCTCCGCGGAACCGACGCTGGTACGGGACCCGCTCGACTCACGGGACGCCAGGCTGATGCTCGGAGCGCTTGCCGCGCTCGGTGCCGAAAGCGAGCACACCGCCCGGGGCGTGCGGGTCGGCCCTTTCCGGCTCGACCAGGCAGGCGAACCAGCCGAGACCTCGATCGCGCTCGGCAACGCCGGCACGGTTGCCAGGTTCACGCCACCGCTGGCCGCGCTGGGGTCGCGCACGGTCCACTTCGACGGCGACGAGGCGATCCGCAGGCGCCCCGTTGCGCCCCTGCTGTCCGCGCTGTCCGCGCTGGGCGCCGACATCGACGACGACGGCCGTGGCGCGCCACCATTCACCGTGCGGGGGCACGGCGGCCTTCGAGGAGGTCCCGTCGAGCTGGATTCCTCCGCGTCGAGCCAGTTCCTGTCCTCCCTGCTGCTTGCGGGCCCCGCGTTCGCCGAAGGCATCACCGTGCGGCTCACCGGTACGGTGCCCAGCGAGCCGCACATCGCGATGACCATCGACATGCTGCGCCGCTTCGGAGCCGACCCTGAGCGTGACGGCACCACGTTCCACGTCCCTGCCCGCACCCTGTCGCTCGGCGAATACGTGGTCGAACCCGATCTCTCCACGGCGGCGCCGTTCGTCGTCGCCCCGCTGCTCACCGGCGGCACGGTGCGGATCTCGGGCTGGCCTTCGACATCGACCCAGCCCGGCGCGTGGTTGCGCGAACTGGCCACCGACCTCGGCGCCGAGGTCACGCTCGACTCCGGCGGCCTCACGGTGACCGGTTCGGGCCCCATCCAGGGGCAACTGCTCGACCTGCACGAGGTCGGTGAACTGACGCCCGTGCTTGCCGCGCTGCTGTGCTTCGCGGAAGGGCCGTCCGTACT comes from the Prauserella marina genome and includes:
- a CDS encoding cation:proton antiporter regulatory subunit — translated: MNVEVTPLPGIGVRKDFGLANGRRVGVVTHRDGKIDLIVSKSEDPDACLASLPLTAEEAGALANLLGAPQLVAQLTEEHRELPGINTRQLPVKTGSPFDGRTLGDAAIRTRTGVSVVAVMRAGQVNPSPTPDFTFTAGDLLVAVGTPKGLEATAKILQHG
- a CDS encoding cation:proton antiporter produces the protein MDHTALELIELGAVFFGLGVLGRLAGKIGMSPIPLYLIGGLFFGQGGVVPLGDIGSFTQLASEIGVVLLLLLLGLEYSAAELFTGLKRSWMAGLVDIVLNAAPGAIVALLLGWGPIGALVLAGVTYISSSGIIAKVLGDLGRLGNRETPVVLSVLVFEDLAMAMYLPILTAVLGGVSFFGGLEAVGISLAVITVVLVVALRFGRFVSAIVDSEDREVFLLKVFGSALLVAGLASAMQVSAAVGAFLLGIAISGSTAENATRMLEPLRDLFAAVFFVVFGLNTNPASIPPVLVWAVVLAVVTTMTKVATGWWAARRADIGRLGRARAGAALVARGEFSIVIAGLAVSAGAVDGRLAALATAYVLLMAILGPVAARVVEPVAGAVQRRLARPEPSASPAPAPETPGTDPTNTP
- a CDS encoding pseudouridine synthase; this translates as MTSDAPEGVRLQKVLARAGVASRRAAEDLIARGRVSVDGDVVRELGRRVDPDNAVIHVDGLRVILRDDQLYFAFNKPRGVHSTMTDDQGRPCVGDYVRERRERLFHVGRLDAETEGLLLLTNDGDLAHRLMHPSYHVTKTYLAEVDGEVPRGLGKRLRAGVELEDGQVKADAFRVKDARPGRTLVEIVLHEGRKHIVRRLLAEVGHPVRKLVRTAVGDVQLNTTKPGAMRALSRQEIGALYRSVGL
- the scpB gene encoding SMC-Scp complex subunit ScpB, with the protein product MSEPNPPAGHAGTAPEAEPGTPDPGQSVGATTDVEPDPADLAVSSASEGEAEEADQPADELPGAEDTDLVAVSPAHALPDLSGYEALVSALEALLLVVDSPVNEEALAEALEQPVDRVTETLRSMAEDLTDKASGIDLRRVADGWRLYTRDTYAPFVEKLLLDGQRSKLTRAALETLAVIAYRQPVTRSRVAAVRGVNVDGVIRTLVARGLIEESGADPETGGILYVTTELFLERLGLSSLTELPAIAPLLPEVDSIDDI
- a CDS encoding segregation and condensation protein A; the encoded protein is MEEGAPPQLDGQVPVEEGAAPRFKVRLANFEGPFDLLLQLISQHQLDVTEVALHRVTDDFIAYTRNLGAEWDLDETTEFLVIAATLLDLKAARLLPSAEVESEDDLALLEARDLLFARVLQYRAYKQVAALFAELEAGALRRYPRSVALEERYLGLLPEVMLGVTPEKFAEIAAGVFRPKPPPTVSLDHIHAGKVSVREHAAILRLRLAEAGEATFGQLVDDCEHTVEIVARFLALLELYRESSVNFEQLEALSELHVRWTGGSVDDATADADRDRAGTSEDEEYG
- a CDS encoding ParA family protein, producing MSTSQEPARRVPDSLSRVSIATETGGDSGEFDVTAAEEMNGKDAKARLGPTGRPRREIPEPPLIGTHGPARVVAMCNQKGGVGKTTSTINLGAALAEYGRRVLLVDFDPQGALSVGLGIQPHELDQTVYNVIMERSVDITGVIRQTRVENVDLLPSNIDLSAAEVQLVAEVGREHTLLRVLRPVMDVYDYVLVDCQPSLGLLTVNALTAADGVIVPLECEFFSLRGVALLIDTIEKVRERLNPKLDITGILATMFDPRTLHSKEVMARVVEAFGDTVFDTVINRTVRFPETTVAGEPITRWAPRSAGAAAYRALAREVIAR
- the xerD gene encoding site-specific tyrosine recombinase XerD yields the protein MVRDTAVSQVVAAYLDHLTVERGTARNTLDGYTRDLRRYTAFLEGNGVPELGGVGPEHITAFGVALREGDSEHRPLAQSSSARALVAVRGLHRFAHAEGITEHDPSRDVRPPAPAKRLPKALPLADVLRLLDMPAAEGERALRDRALLELLYSTGARISEAVGLDLDDIDESERTVLLDGKGGRQRLVPFGRPALAALDAYLVRARPALAAKGRGTSAVFLNARGGRLSRQSAWQVLKTTAELAGISSSVSPHTLRHSFATHLLEGGADVRVVQELLGHASVTTTQVYTLITVNTLREVYATAHPRALG
- a CDS encoding NUDIX domain-containing protein; the encoded protein is MSEPGTHEFSVVSSKDVHIGRVVGLRVDEVVMPDGSTARREVVEHLGAVAVCAVDGDGQVTLIHQYRHPLRDRLWELPAGLLDLEGEDPVDTAARELVEEAGLAAARWDTLVDVAASPGFTDEVVRVYLARELTEVAREMHGEEEADLVIRKVPLAEAVRMVLAGDIVNGATVSGVLAASVVLAGESARPAHTPWRDRPTTFAARVR
- a CDS encoding CTP synthase, with product MGLQPRTTKYVFVTGGVASSLGKGLTASSLGQLLTARGLRVTMQKLDPYLNVDPGTMNPFQHGEVFVTEDGAETDLDIGHYERFLDRNLSGSANVTTGQVYSTVIAKERRGEYLGDTVQVIPHITDEIKSRIMAVAESDGTGLRPDVVITEVGGTVGDIESLPFLEACRQVRHDVGRDNCFFLHVSLVPYLAPSGELKTKPTQHSVAALRNIGIQPDALVCRADRELSEDLKRKIGLMCDVDNEAVVACPDARSIYDIPKVLHGEALDAYVVRRLGLPFRDVDWTVWGDLLDRVHNPAETVRIAVVGKYIDLPDAYLSVTEALRAGGFAHRAKVEIVWVASDEATTEAGAAAALSGVDGVLVPGGFGVRGIEGKVGAINYARTRKIPVLGLCLGLQCMVIEAARNLAGIAGADSSEFDETTAHPVISTMVDQKDVVAGERDMGGTMRLGAYPAKLVAGTQVAKAYGVREVSERHRHRYEVNNAYRKQLAKAGLVFSGTSPDDRLVEFVELPEDEHPFFVGTQAHPELKSRPTRPHPLFDAFVKAVVDYRTADRLPVELPETPVGAR
- the aroA gene encoding 3-phosphoshikimate 1-carboxyvinyltransferase, with the translated sequence MPEENAWTAPVALDKIDATVRVPGSKSITNRAYVLAALSAEPTLVRDPLDSRDARLMLGALAALGAESEHTARGVRVGPFRLDQAGEPAETSIALGNAGTVARFTPPLAALGSRTVHFDGDEAIRRRPVAPLLSALSALGADIDDDGRGAPPFTVRGHGGLRGGPVELDSSASSQFLSSLLLAGPAFAEGITVRLTGTVPSEPHIAMTIDMLRRFGADPERDGTTFHVPARTLSLGEYVVEPDLSTAAPFVVAPLLTGGTVRISGWPSTSTQPGAWLRELATDLGAEVTLDSGGLTVTGSGPIQGQLLDLHEVGELTPVLAALLCFAEGPSVLSGVAHLRGHETDRLAALARELTALGGNVTETEDGLRIEPSPLHGGLFHTYDDHRLVMAGAVLGLRVAGVRVENPATVGKTFPGFVEAWQSMLSGRDR